The following coding sequences lie in one Bacteroidota bacterium genomic window:
- a CDS encoding DNA gyrase/topoisomerase IV subunit A, translating to MTLDSAADFTHDAGEKQHETSAPSPTETHSVTRLAGMFQNWFLDYASYVILERAVPEINDGLKPVQRRLLHAMKQLDDGRFNKVANIIGHTMQYHPHGDASIGDALVQLGQKELLIETQGNWGNILTGDSAAAPRYIEARLSKFANEVVFNPKTTKWKLSYDGRNKEPITLPVKFPLLLAMGVEGIAVGLASKIMPHNFIELIDASIAVLKGEDFVLYPDFPTGGLADVSRYNDGMRGGKVRIRARISQLDKKTLVISEIPFSTTTTSLIDSIIAANDKGKIKIRKIDDNTAENVEILVHLAPGVSPDQTIDALYAFTQCEVSVSPNTCVILDGKPAFLGVSDILRHNTNQTMSLLGLELSIRLDELREEWHHASLEKIFIENRIYNKIEECESWEEVLDTIDRELGPFKPLLRREVTRDDIIALTEIKIKRISKYNTFKADEHIRSLETEMDEVQNHLDHLTDFTILYYEQLKKKYGKGRERKTELRNFDTIEAAAVAANNEKLYVNRAEGFIGTSLRKDEFVCDCSDIDDIIVFRDNGTFVVTKVAAKTFVGEGIIHVAVFKRNDDRTIYNMIYRDGKKGPWYVKRFAVVGVTRDKEYDLTAGNPDSKVYYFSANPNGEAEIVKVTLKPKPKLKKPSFEYDFAQLAIKGRASRGNLLTKNPVRNIHKREDGVSTLGARPIWYDDTVQRLNTEGRGRLLGQFMGDDRILAIMSNGEFKLTSFDLSTHFDDDMIILRKFEPDEVCSVIYIEGETGLHYLKRFQIEEETPSNKRISFIGEHPESKFISIMFGALPMLSLSFKPNEKGRQPEDETINVAEFIGIKSYKAKGKRLSNNTIDTITELEPLEPPAMEEAEETSETESGTAATGDPNNPADDEGLINNQDEHGNNSRGPATPGIQMTLEF from the coding sequence ATGACACTCGATTCTGCAGCCGATTTTACCCACGATGCCGGCGAAAAACAGCATGAAACCTCTGCCCCCTCCCCCACCGAAACCCATTCGGTGACCAGGCTGGCAGGTATGTTTCAGAACTGGTTTCTCGACTATGCATCCTATGTGATCCTTGAACGCGCAGTGCCGGAAATCAACGACGGACTGAAACCCGTGCAACGCCGACTGCTGCATGCCATGAAACAGCTCGATGACGGCCGTTTCAACAAAGTGGCCAATATCATCGGGCACACCATGCAATATCACCCCCACGGCGATGCCTCGATTGGCGACGCACTTGTGCAACTGGGGCAAAAAGAGCTGCTTATCGAAACCCAGGGCAACTGGGGCAACATCCTCACCGGCGATAGTGCTGCGGCACCACGATACATTGAAGCAAGGCTGTCGAAATTTGCCAACGAAGTGGTTTTCAACCCGAAAACTACCAAATGGAAGCTTTCTTACGACGGCCGCAATAAAGAACCCATTACCCTTCCGGTAAAATTCCCCCTCCTCCTGGCCATGGGCGTCGAAGGCATAGCCGTAGGCCTGGCGTCCAAAATCATGCCCCACAACTTCATCGAACTCATCGATGCTTCCATTGCAGTGCTCAAAGGGGAAGACTTTGTGCTCTATCCCGATTTTCCGACTGGTGGACTGGCCGATGTGTCCAGGTATAACGACGGCATGCGGGGAGGCAAGGTACGCATCCGTGCCAGAATCTCCCAACTCGACAAGAAAACGCTTGTAATCAGCGAGATACCTTTTTCAACGACCACTACCTCACTGATCGACAGCATTATTGCGGCCAACGACAAGGGCAAAATAAAAATCCGCAAGATTGACGACAACACGGCCGAGAATGTGGAAATTCTGGTCCATCTGGCACCAGGCGTCTCGCCCGACCAGACTATTGATGCCCTCTACGCCTTCACCCAATGCGAAGTGTCGGTTTCGCCCAACACCTGCGTGATCCTCGACGGCAAGCCTGCCTTTCTGGGTGTGAGCGACATCCTCAGGCACAACACCAACCAAACCATGTCGCTGCTGGGGCTGGAGCTGAGCATCAGGCTGGACGAACTCAGGGAAGAATGGCACCACGCCTCGCTGGAAAAAATCTTCATCGAAAACCGTATCTACAACAAGATTGAAGAGTGCGAAAGCTGGGAAGAAGTACTCGACACCATCGACCGCGAACTCGGGCCTTTCAAACCCCTGCTCCGCCGCGAAGTGACCCGTGACGACATCATTGCCCTGACCGAAATCAAAATCAAACGCATCTCAAAATACAACACTTTTAAAGCCGACGAGCACATCAGATCGCTCGAAACCGAGATGGACGAGGTGCAAAACCACCTCGATCACCTCACAGACTTTACCATTCTGTATTACGAGCAGCTCAAAAAGAAATATGGCAAAGGACGGGAGCGAAAGACCGAGCTGCGCAATTTCGATACCATCGAAGCTGCTGCCGTGGCTGCCAACAACGAAAAGCTATATGTGAACCGGGCCGAAGGTTTCATAGGCACGTCGCTGCGTAAGGATGAGTTTGTTTGCGACTGTTCCGACATCGACGACATCATCGTTTTTCGCGACAATGGCACCTTTGTGGTGACCAAGGTGGCCGCCAAAACCTTTGTGGGTGAGGGCATTATTCATGTGGCCGTGTTCAAGCGCAACGACGACCGCACCATATATAACATGATTTACCGCGATGGTAAGAAAGGCCCCTGGTATGTGAAACGTTTTGCTGTGGTGGGCGTGACGCGCGACAAGGAATACGACCTCACCGCTGGCAATCCCGACTCGAAGGTGTATTATTTTTCGGCCAATCCGAATGGCGAAGCCGAAATTGTGAAAGTGACGCTCAAGCCAAAGCCAAAACTGAAAAAGCCAAGCTTTGAATACGATTTTGCACAACTGGCCATCAAAGGCAGGGCCTCGCGCGGCAACCTGCTGACCAAAAACCCCGTACGCAACATCCACAAGCGCGAAGACGGGGTGAGCACCCTGGGCGCACGTCCAATATGGTACGACGACACCGTGCAACGCCTCAATACCGAAGGCCGCGGCAGGCTGCTGGGTCAGTTTATGGGCGACGACCGCATTCTGGCCATCATGTCGAACGGCGAATTCAAACTCACCTCCTTCGACCTCTCCACCCATTTTGACGACGACATGATTATCCTGCGCAAGTTCGAACCCGACGAAGTATGCTCAGTGATATATATCGAAGGGGAGACCGGCCTGCACTACCTGAAACGTTTCCAGATTGAAGAAGAGACACCCTCGAACAAGCGCATCAGCTTCATTGGCGAACATCCCGAAAGCAAATTTATCAGCATCATGTTCGGTGCCCTGCCCATGCTCTCGCTCAGCTTCAAACCCAACGAAAAAGGCAGGCAGCCCGAGGACGAGACCATCAACGTGGCCGAATTTATTGGTATCAAGAGTTATAAGGCCAAAGGCAAACGCCTGAGCAACAACACCATAGACACCATCACCGAGCTTGAACCCCTCGAACCTCCGGCCATGGAAGAAGCTGAGGAAACCTCCGAAACAGAAAGCGGAACCGCTGCGACAGGCGACCCAAACAATCCGGCAGACGACGAAGGCCTTATAAACAACCAGGACGAACATGGCAATAATTCACGCGGACCTGCCACACCCGGCATACAAATGACGCTGGAGTTTTAG
- a CDS encoding AAA family ATPase: MPVIYFDNFRGFSDTFLPLKNINFFVGENSTGKTSVLKLIKIVSDPRFWLMQDFNSEEAELGYFSEIMSSNSSKRKFFDIGLLGDSKDKEVNISAIKMRFVEKEGQPELREICLIDKTINFQAIIEDNGFKYRYSIIDLENITESNKLKYFGKWIKSNGLENKTYTKVNIEGSFFRQAFLLQIDTIIAREIRKDDKKNEIKGFKIPSFLRDIAWLAPIRTEPKRTYDNYKINFNPDGTHAPYILKKLLTSKKNTKKANSVEEILKKFGRDSGLFEEIKITNLGKSDTSPFEIHIVINGNPLKITNVGYGVSQILPLIVEVIARPSKSWFAIQQPEIHLHPKGQAAFGDFILKSYLSEEKNFIIETHSDYTIDRYRLKMNKNFKSESKNPESQIVFFNRTKDGNTLTCIDINENGSLPDDQPKEFREFFIKEQLELLKV, from the coding sequence ATGCCAGTAATATATTTTGACAATTTTCGTGGATTCAGTGACACGTTCCTACCTCTAAAGAATATCAATTTTTTTGTAGGAGAGAATAGCACAGGTAAAACCTCGGTTTTGAAACTAATAAAAATTGTTTCAGACCCTCGATTTTGGTTAATGCAAGACTTCAATTCTGAAGAAGCCGAATTAGGCTACTTTAGTGAAATAATGAGTTCAAACTCATCAAAAAGAAAATTTTTCGACATTGGACTTTTAGGGGACAGCAAAGACAAGGAAGTAAATATCAGTGCTATTAAAATGCGATTCGTTGAAAAAGAAGGACAACCTGAACTACGAGAAATTTGCTTGATAGATAAGACTATAAATTTTCAAGCCATAATTGAAGATAATGGTTTTAAATACCGTTACTCTATCATTGACTTGGAAAATATTACAGAATCAAACAAACTAAAATATTTTGGAAAATGGATAAAATCCAATGGGCTTGAAAATAAGACTTACACAAAAGTAAATATCGAAGGTTCGTTTTTTAGACAAGCATTTTTGCTTCAAATTGACACGATTATAGCCAGAGAAATAAGGAAAGATGATAAAAAGAATGAAATTAAAGGATTCAAGATACCATCTTTTTTAAGAGATATAGCTTGGCTTGCTCCAATTAGAACAGAACCAAAAAGGACATATGACAACTACAAAATTAACTTTAATCCTGACGGAACACACGCTCCTTATATTCTCAAGAAATTACTTACATCAAAAAAGAATACAAAGAAGGCAAACAGCGTAGAAGAAATTCTAAAAAAGTTTGGACGTGATAGCGGACTATTTGAAGAGATAAAAATAACGAATCTTGGAAAAAGTGACACTTCTCCTTTTGAGATTCATATTGTAATCAACGGCAATCCACTAAAAATTACAAATGTTGGCTATGGTGTTTCTCAGATTTTACCACTCATTGTTGAAGTAATTGCAAGACCATCAAAATCTTGGTTTGCCATTCAGCAACCAGAGATACACCTGCATCCTAAGGGACAAGCTGCATTCGGTGATTTTATTCTTAAATCCTATTTGAGTGAAGAAAAAAACTTTATTATCGAAACTCATTCTGACTATACGATTGATAGATACAGACTAAAAATGAACAAGAATTTCAAGAGTGAAAGTAAGAACCCAGAAAGTCAAATTGTTTTCTTCAATAGAACTAAAGATGGAAACACTTTAACCTGTATTGATATTAACGAAAATGGCTCTTTACCAGACGACCAGCCTAAAGAATTTAGAGAGTTTTTTATCAAAGAACAGCTTGAACTTTTAAAGGTATAA
- a CDS encoding BatA domain-containing protein, whose protein sequence is MHFVHPQLLWWLFALLIPIVVHLFNFRRHRTLFFSDVRLLRNLQQQTNKQRRLKHLLILLARMLAIASLVLAFARPYFKPEGAAGEGMKHVGVYLDNSLSMQLRGERMSLLDELRQHALSLPTAFRLDDRFRLLTNDFLPRHQQFMSADEFRQEVVQVRPSAAGVNLGQVLQRFRNDILQKDVDERFLYLLSDFQRSGLNFEQITPDSNLRIFLVPAKPVRSDNISVDSCWVENPVLLPGQPVNFYISLTNWGNDKVEALPVTLSVNNQQKAAGTVDIPAGGSTQTILQYLPDKAGKYEAVISVVDDPVVFDDELFLSFEVRDAIPVLEIFENQPNTYLSLLFADDPQVDYQVAQRLRLDVQMLDAYETIIVSGLSEVNTGLAGMLDAFVRNGGNLILFPSAQSNAAIAALAQQFGINYAQRPDTTRTRVSLLQTEHPLLKGAFDKVPENAELPSLKKWYALSGMGTQVVQAPVLMLNSMPMLVSSQAGEGLVYAHAAPLDPAWTNLMNNNLFVALMYRSLLLSNRNAGLYQLIDGMVRIPLASTFSERVPPELRSADGQVRLLPELSSEGRRDVALVYPDLLRPGFYGLHAGDSLITRLAVNETRKESVMDFVPAGEVKKMLQELGFKHVEVIEPDARGLGEAMSSLMTGRPVHQLFIWLTLLFLLAEVLIIRFFRK, encoded by the coding sequence ATGCATTTTGTACATCCGCAACTGCTATGGTGGCTCTTTGCCCTGCTCATTCCGATTGTGGTGCATCTGTTCAACTTCAGGCGCCATCGTACCCTGTTTTTCAGCGACGTCAGGCTGCTTCGCAACCTGCAGCAGCAAACCAACAAACAACGCAGACTGAAGCATCTGCTTATCCTGCTTGCGCGCATGCTGGCCATTGCTTCGCTTGTTCTGGCTTTTGCGCGGCCTTATTTCAAGCCTGAAGGCGCGGCCGGAGAAGGTATGAAGCATGTTGGGGTTTATCTGGATAATTCGCTTAGCATGCAGCTCAGGGGCGAGCGCATGAGCCTGCTCGATGAGCTCCGCCAGCATGCACTGAGTTTGCCCACGGCTTTCCGGTTGGACGACAGGTTCAGGCTGTTGACCAATGACTTTCTGCCCCGGCATCAGCAGTTTATGTCGGCCGACGAGTTCAGGCAGGAAGTTGTTCAGGTGCGCCCAAGTGCGGCTGGGGTAAACCTTGGCCAGGTACTGCAGCGTTTTCGCAACGATATTCTTCAAAAGGATGTTGATGAACGCTTTTTGTATTTGTTGAGCGATTTTCAACGCAGTGGCCTTAACTTTGAGCAAATAACGCCCGATAGCAACCTTCGTATCTTCCTCGTACCGGCAAAGCCCGTGCGCTCCGACAACATCAGTGTGGACAGTTGCTGGGTCGAAAATCCGGTGCTGCTGCCGGGTCAGCCGGTGAATTTCTACATCAGCCTGACCAACTGGGGCAACGACAAGGTGGAGGCCCTGCCTGTGACCCTCTCGGTTAATAATCAGCAGAAGGCAGCAGGCACCGTGGATATACCGGCAGGTGGGAGCACCCAAACCATCCTGCAATACCTCCCGGACAAGGCCGGCAAATACGAAGCAGTGATATCGGTGGTTGACGATCCCGTGGTGTTCGACGATGAGCTGTTTTTGAGTTTTGAAGTCCGGGATGCCATTCCCGTGCTGGAGATCTTCGAAAATCAGCCAAATACCTATCTCTCACTGCTTTTTGCCGACGATCCGCAGGTGGACTATCAGGTTGCCCAGCGGCTCAGGCTGGACGTGCAGATGTTGGATGCCTATGAGACCATCATCGTGAGCGGGCTCAGCGAAGTCAATACTGGGCTGGCAGGCATGCTTGATGCTTTTGTGCGTAACGGAGGTAACCTGATTCTTTTTCCGTCAGCGCAGTCGAATGCTGCCATTGCTGCACTGGCGCAGCAGTTTGGAATCAACTACGCTCAACGGCCCGATACCACCCGCACAAGGGTGAGCCTTTTGCAAACCGAGCATCCGCTGCTCAAAGGCGCCTTCGATAAGGTGCCCGAAAACGCCGAGCTGCCTTCGCTGAAAAAATGGTATGCCCTGAGTGGGATGGGCACACAGGTGGTGCAGGCGCCAGTGCTCATGCTCAATAGCATGCCGATGCTTGTCAGCAGCCAGGCCGGCGAAGGTCTGGTGTATGCCCATGCAGCGCCGCTCGATCCGGCATGGACCAATCTGATGAATAACAACCTGTTTGTGGCGCTGATGTACCGCTCACTCCTCCTCAGCAACCGGAATGCGGGCTTGTACCAGCTCATCGACGGAATGGTGCGCATCCCGCTTGCTTCCACCTTCAGCGAGCGTGTGCCCCCCGAGCTGCGATCGGCCGACGGGCAGGTCAGGTTGCTCCCCGAGCTCTCAAGTGAGGGCCGCCGCGATGTGGCTTTGGTATATCCCGACTTGCTTCGTCCCGGATTTTATGGCCTTCATGCCGGCGATAGCCTCATTACCAGACTGGCAGTCAACGAAACGCGCAAAGAGTCGGTCATGGATTTTGTGCCGGCCGGCGAAGTAAAAAAGATGCTGCAGGAGCTTGGTTTCAAACATGTCGAAGTCATCGAACCCGACGCCCGGGGGCTGGGTGAGGCGATGAGCAGCCTGATGACCGGCCGACCCGTTCATCAGCTTTTTATCTGGCTGACACTTTTGTTCCTGCTCGCCGAAGTGCTCATTATCAGGTTCTTCCGAAAGTAA
- a CDS encoding transposase, which translates to MAQREGFVFIKEENRYQCVKEGGHKASLTYKGEKTDSKGYRKNTYRSSEKDCGKCPLRKACCGERTRFKKIDDSIHKELFDKMHQKLQSNPGYARKMSRIRSKTVEPVLGTLLNFLNMRRVNTRGIKQANKHVLLAATCYNLKKYLRFITKHRQTSVKAVKLATGRHAGIDFYAFQRLSNLIIAIRRNGFRMAFCFT; encoded by the coding sequence GTGGCTCAGCGCGAAGGCTTTGTCTTCATCAAAGAAGAAAACCGCTACCAATGCGTCAAAGAAGGCGGACACAAAGCCTCCCTCACTTATAAAGGTGAAAAAACCGACAGCAAAGGCTACCGCAAAAACACCTACCGAAGCAGCGAAAAAGATTGTGGTAAATGTCCACTGCGCAAAGCATGCTGCGGAGAAAGGACACGGTTTAAAAAGATTGACGATAGCATCCACAAGGAACTCTTTGATAAAATGCACCAAAAGCTTCAAAGCAATCCCGGTTACGCCAGAAAGATGTCCCGCATCAGAAGCAAAACCGTTGAGCCCGTCTTAGGCACTTTGCTCAACTTCTTAAACATGAGGCGCGTAAATACCAGAGGAATTAAACAGGCCAACAAACACGTGCTTTTGGCGGCCACTTGCTACAACCTGAAAAAATACCTCAGGTTCATCACTAAGCATCGCCAAACTTCAGTTAAGGCTGTAAAGTTAGCCACGGGACGACATGCCGGCATCGATTTTTATGCTTTTCAACGATTATCTAACCTTATTATCGCTATACGTAGAAATGGGTTCAGGATGGCATTCTGTTTTACATAA
- a CDS encoding SAM-dependent DNA methyltransferase, whose amino-acid sequence MKTFDLSDKDLKIGDIFTPIKWGEFAIEKFDLFSKWIKGASIFDPTMGEGNLLESLITYGLSKGFAIENMPTNNLFGNELNTHYFNKAINKFKVKYCLDMSKNFTNEDLLRLKPRKFDIIFGNPPWQNFVDLPESYKEQIKSYFFKYDLVGNTQNLLLGGSRIDIAALIIQISIKDFLIRNGEAVFFMPLSLLLNDGANRNFRTYSIGDVKYSVDTVFDFNDEDVFGGIATRYGLSHFIRDKKPIFPIPYYRNEGGTWNHYIAKPMFHETDPLSIMSNDEDDNFDNIKPVLIKKESSPRQGINTCGANDVYFFDDLTDVNEDLVRVSNKSRDKVILPKKFIFPLITSKEFKGELSNPSKWVLLPYNKNGKPLEWKQIQQFPELRFYLESNKDILQGRKGVMLNAMISRGYWWALLGVGEYNFFPYKVVWEAYGKTTFNPKIFEGFWQANQSLQAYIPVKSLAEAERIQKSLSDKQIENYLLSLKMEGTMNWAQPGKIKKIIKYEEESPTLF is encoded by the coding sequence ATCAAAACTTTCGATTTATCAGATAAGGACTTGAAAATTGGAGATATTTTCACTCCTATAAAATGGGGTGAATTTGCCATTGAAAAATTCGACTTATTCTCCAAGTGGATAAAAGGTGCTTCAATCTTTGACCCCACAATGGGAGAAGGAAACCTGCTCGAATCCTTAATTACCTATGGTTTGTCAAAAGGCTTTGCAATTGAAAATATGCCAACCAACAATCTGTTTGGCAATGAATTAAATACTCATTACTTCAATAAAGCAATAAATAAGTTCAAGGTAAAGTATTGTTTAGATATGTCCAAAAACTTCACGAATGAAGATTTACTAAGACTTAAACCTAGAAAATTCGACATCATCTTTGGAAATCCACCTTGGCAAAACTTCGTAGACTTACCAGAAAGCTACAAAGAACAAATTAAAAGTTACTTTTTCAAATATGACCTAGTTGGCAATACCCAAAATCTCTTATTAGGTGGAAGTAGAATTGATATTGCAGCCCTGATAATTCAAATATCAATAAAGGATTTTTTAATTCGGAATGGTGAAGCAGTATTCTTTATGCCGCTTTCATTATTGCTAAATGATGGAGCTAATAGAAATTTCAGAACTTACAGTATCGGAGATGTAAAATACAGCGTGGATACTGTTTTTGATTTCAATGACGAAGATGTGTTTGGCGGTATTGCCACAAGATATGGTCTGAGTCATTTTATTCGAGACAAAAAACCAATATTCCCTATACCCTATTATCGAAATGAAGGCGGAACTTGGAATCATTACATTGCCAAACCAATGTTTCACGAGACCGACCCATTGAGCATAATGTCAAATGATGAAGATGATAATTTTGACAATATAAAACCGGTCCTAATAAAGAAAGAGTCAAGCCCAAGACAAGGAATTAATACTTGCGGAGCTAATGATGTATATTTCTTTGATGACTTGACTGATGTAAATGAAGATTTGGTAAGGGTTTCTAATAAGAGCAGAGACAAAGTCATATTACCTAAGAAATTCATCTTCCCTCTGATCACCTCAAAAGAGTTTAAGGGTGAATTGTCTAATCCTTCAAAATGGGTGCTATTGCCATATAACAAAAACGGTAAACCATTAGAATGGAAACAAATTCAACAGTTTCCAGAACTACGTTTTTACCTTGAATCAAACAAGGATATTTTGCAAGGTAGAAAGGGCGTAATGCTCAATGCAATGATTTCGCGTGGTTACTGGTGGGCTTTGTTAGGAGTTGGTGAATACAATTTCTTTCCATACAAGGTAGTGTGGGAAGCATACGGCAAGACAACTTTTAACCCGAAAATTTTTGAAGGTTTTTGGCAAGCCAATCAATCATTACAAGCATATATTCCAGTTAAGTCATTAGCTGAAGCAGAAAGAATACAAAAGAGCCTATCCGACAAACAAATTGAGAATTATCTACTCTCATTAAAGATGGAAGGGACTATGAATTGGGCACAACCGGGCAAAATCAAAAAAATAATCAAATATGAAGAAGAATCCCCAACTTTATTCTGA
- a CDS encoding S9 family peptidase, with protein sequence MKIRWFFFTLFLAVLQPLAGQQTEDFSEKFNQLRHRLDAIDKSIDDLLWYQKVGDVADIDKVYIYGPPPAKIANPDKTGAGNPVKFWTYIFTPRNMVQGRKYPLIVLPHGGVHADFTTYYAHIVRELIAQGYVVTAPEYRGSTGYGESFYKQIDYGGLENDDVLAARNHLVENYPFVDGRRVGIIGWSHGGMIALMNIFDHPEAYQVAYAGVPVSDLIARMGYATDDYRRLFDGKHHIGATPRDNMAEYRRRSPAWQAHKLKTPLLIHTTTNDDDVYVIEVEHLIKALKAEGKKFDYEIYQDAPGGHSFDRMDTPYAWNARVKIYKHLARYLKPEKPIENIDQLKRAAYKGM encoded by the coding sequence ATGAAAATCAGGTGGTTCTTTTTCACTTTGTTTTTGGCCGTGTTGCAACCATTGGCCGGCCAGCAGACAGAAGATTTTTCAGAAAAATTCAACCAGCTCAGGCACCGGCTCGATGCCATTGACAAAAGCATTGACGACTTGTTGTGGTATCAGAAAGTGGGCGATGTGGCTGATATAGACAAGGTGTACATCTACGGTCCCCCACCGGCAAAAATTGCCAATCCCGACAAAACCGGGGCGGGCAATCCAGTGAAATTCTGGACCTACATCTTTACGCCCCGCAATATGGTTCAAGGGCGGAAATATCCGCTGATAGTGCTTCCGCATGGCGGGGTGCATGCCGATTTTACCACCTACTATGCGCACATTGTGCGCGAGCTGATTGCGCAAGGTTATGTGGTGACGGCTCCCGAATACCGTGGAAGCACCGGCTATGGCGAATCGTTTTACAAACAGATTGACTATGGTGGCCTTGAAAACGACGATGTGCTGGCTGCGCGCAATCATCTGGTGGAAAACTACCCCTTTGTGGATGGCCGGAGGGTAGGTATCATAGGCTGGAGCCATGGAGGAATGATTGCCCTGATGAACATTTTTGACCACCCCGAGGCCTATCAGGTGGCCTATGCCGGTGTGCCCGTGAGCGACCTGATTGCGCGCATGGGCTATGCCACCGACGATTACCGGCGTTTGTTCGACGGGAAGCACCACATTGGCGCCACCCCACGCGACAATATGGCGGAATATCGCCGCCGCTCCCCGGCCTGGCAGGCACACAAATTGAAGACTCCCCTGCTGATCCATACCACGACCAACGACGATGATGTGTATGTGATTGAGGTAGAACACCTTATCAAGGCTTTAAAAGCAGAAGGCAAAAAATTTGATTACGAAATTTACCAGGATGCGCCCGGCGGCCACAGCTTTGACCGCATGGACACCCCCTACGCCTGGAATGCCCGTGTGAAGATATACAAACACCTGGCCAGATACCTGAAACCGGAAAAACCCATCGAAAACATTGATCAGCTCAAACGCGCTGCCTACAAAGGCATGTGA
- a CDS encoding site-specific integrase translates to MAETSATASQIQKVVLSRTQHRGAEVVCLQFDKDEELIRRVKTLSGIAWSQSRNFWYQDAAQFRLNDAFNAFRGLAWVDYSALRAEAVAPAPDANAVKPRLPDLNPDKAIHLQTFEHWLLHKRYSASTIGTYTGALQSFLRWLGHRPVDSVTKNEVVAYVNEHILANGLSYSYQNQVINALKLFYGQVMHTKLDVGELERPRRQHKLPNVLSKKEVKAILEAPTNVKHRTMLSLIYACGLRRSELLNLKPADVDAARHLLIIRNAKGKKDRVVPISDKTISMLREYYSKYKPKVWLFEGQAEGEQYSEKSLQSVLKQAITKAEIDKPVTLHWLRHSYATHLLESGTDLRYIQELLGHKSSKTTEIYTHVTEKSLTKIKSPFDELLKQRPRMNEIKPDICQTYTPILQ, encoded by the coding sequence ATGGCAGAAACGAGTGCAACAGCCAGCCAAATCCAAAAGGTGGTTCTGAGCCGCACGCAGCACCGTGGCGCAGAGGTGGTTTGCTTGCAGTTCGACAAGGATGAGGAGCTTATCCGGCGGGTGAAGACCTTGTCGGGCATTGCATGGAGCCAAAGCAGGAATTTCTGGTACCAGGATGCAGCGCAGTTCAGGCTCAACGATGCTTTCAATGCTTTCCGCGGATTGGCCTGGGTGGATTATTCAGCGCTGCGGGCCGAGGCTGTTGCACCGGCGCCTGATGCGAATGCCGTAAAACCCCGGTTGCCCGATTTAAATCCGGACAAGGCCATCCATCTCCAAACCTTCGAACACTGGCTGCTTCACAAGCGATACAGCGCATCCACTATTGGCACATATACAGGGGCCTTGCAGAGTTTTCTGCGTTGGCTGGGTCACCGGCCGGTTGATTCGGTAACTAAAAACGAGGTAGTAGCTTATGTTAACGAACACATCTTGGCAAATGGCCTGAGCTATTCGTATCAGAATCAGGTGATCAACGCGCTTAAGCTTTTCTATGGCCAGGTGATGCACACCAAACTTGATGTAGGCGAGCTGGAGCGACCTAGGCGCCAGCATAAGCTGCCCAATGTGCTGAGCAAAAAAGAAGTAAAGGCTATTTTGGAAGCGCCGACCAATGTAAAGCACCGCACCATGCTTAGCCTGATCTATGCCTGCGGACTCAGGCGCAGCGAGCTGCTGAACCTGAAGCCGGCTGATGTGGACGCTGCGCGGCACCTGCTGATCATCCGAAACGCAAAAGGCAAAAAAGACAGGGTAGTGCCCATTTCGGATAAGACAATTAGCATGCTGAGGGAGTATTACTCAAAATACAAACCAAAGGTTTGGTTGTTTGAGGGACAGGCTGAAGGAGAACAGTACAGCGAAAAGAGCCTTCAGAGTGTGTTGAAACAAGCTATAACGAAAGCGGAAATTGATAAGCCTGTCACGCTTCACTGGTTAAGGCACAGCTACGCAACCCACTTACTGGAGTCAGGCACCGACCTCAGGTATATCCAGGAATTGCTTGGGCATAAAAGCAGTAAAACAACGGAAATTTACACCCACGTTACCGAAAAAAGTTTAACTAAAATCAAGTCACCCTTTGATGAATTATTAAAACAACGACCAAGAATGAATGAAATAAAACCTGACATTTGTCAGACCTATACACCCATTTTGCAGTGA